One Longimicrobium sp. DNA window includes the following coding sequences:
- a CDS encoding sigma-70 family RNA polymerase sigma factor, with protein MPDRHTFERQFLENLAWIERAAAIACAKGGVKGAEADDFVSWIRVKLMEDDYAAFRRFRGDAKLTTYLVTVVQRQFYEYLREQGGRWRPSAAALRLGPPAGDLEALVYRDGYTLQQAAEKLRTGGHTELSDVELARLLARLPERGPLRPVVVSAEDGLPGAEGREQADDRVIAAEGDALRQRVLSALERAVARLEPEDRAVVWMHLVDGHSLAEVARMLNVDQKPLYRRLDRLRRRLREYVEAEGIADSDVLEILSDRRAA; from the coding sequence ATGCCTGACCGGCACACGTTCGAGCGCCAGTTCCTGGAGAACCTCGCCTGGATCGAAAGGGCGGCCGCCATCGCGTGCGCAAAGGGCGGCGTGAAGGGCGCCGAGGCCGACGACTTCGTGTCGTGGATCAGGGTGAAGCTGATGGAAGACGACTACGCGGCCTTCCGCCGGTTTCGCGGCGACGCCAAGCTGACGACGTACCTGGTGACCGTCGTCCAGCGGCAGTTCTACGAGTACCTCCGCGAGCAGGGGGGACGCTGGCGCCCCTCGGCGGCGGCGCTGCGGCTGGGTCCGCCGGCCGGCGACCTGGAGGCGCTGGTGTACCGCGACGGCTACACGCTGCAGCAGGCGGCCGAAAAGCTGCGGACCGGCGGCCACACGGAACTCTCCGACGTGGAGCTGGCACGCCTCCTCGCCCGCCTTCCCGAACGCGGGCCGCTGCGCCCGGTCGTGGTGTCGGCCGAAGACGGCCTTCCCGGCGCCGAAGGGCGCGAGCAGGCGGACGACCGGGTGATCGCGGCCGAGGGAGACGCACTCCGGCAGCGGGTCCTGTCGGCTCTGGAGCGTGCCGTCGCCCGGCTGGAGCCCGAGGACCGGGCGGTGGTGTGGATGCACCTGGTAGACGGGCACAGCCTGGCGGAAGTCGCTCGTATGCTGAACGTGGACCAGAAGCCGCTCTACCGCCGGTTGGACCGGCTGCGCCGCCGCCTGCGGGAATACGTGGAGGCGGAAGGCATCGCCGATAGCGACGTCCTCGAAATCCTGTCCGACCGGAGGGCGGCGTGA